In Pirellulales bacterium, the following are encoded in one genomic region:
- a CDS encoding PEP-CTERM sorting domain-containing protein: MKLPRLLAAAALTLVVGQAQAASLTFSIGVREASSTTTIGANGGATAGIEFIDLDLHPVPLDGSWHKVTIDLPTGTVTPFAGATADGILTSSNGYGVLEMIRIRNTAGITAPIQIFLDDLVHTEPNGNATHLGWEGLPLATEHIFQEPNFSGSTAGNLLAGGTSLVTDSMANTGSQSYEVKMQFVDATTTRWVRLTTFNTVSGGNPTIRLDAEISFWVKGTPIPEPASLTLAGIVACGLAVVRRRG; encoded by the coding sequence GTCGGGCAGGCCCAGGCGGCTTCCTTGACCTTCAGCATCGGCGTGCGCGAAGCGAGCAGCACGACGACGATTGGCGCTAACGGCGGAGCGACCGCCGGGATTGAATTCATCGATCTTGACCTGCACCCCGTCCCGCTCGACGGCAGTTGGCATAAGGTCACGATCGACCTGCCGACGGGGACGGTCACGCCGTTCGCCGGCGCCACTGCCGACGGCATTCTCACTTCGTCGAACGGTTACGGCGTGTTGGAGATGATCCGGATCCGTAACACGGCCGGCATCACCGCTCCCATTCAGATCTTCCTCGACGATCTTGTCCATACCGAGCCGAACGGGAACGCGACGCACTTAGGCTGGGAAGGCCTGCCGCTCGCGACCGAGCACATCTTTCAGGAGCCGAACTTCTCCGGCTCGACGGCGGGCAACCTGTTGGCCGGCGGGACCTCGTTAGTCACGGACTCGATGGCTAACACCGGCTCGCAGTCATATGAAGTGAAGATGCAGTTCGTTGACGCCACGACGACGAGGTGGGTGCGCCTGACGACGTTCAACACCGTCTCGGGCGGGAACCCCACGATCCGGCTCGACGCGGAGATCAGCTTCTGGGTCAAGGGGACTCCGATCCCCGAGCCCGCGAGCCTGACTCTGGCAGGGATCGTCGCCTGCGGATTGGCCGTCGTTCGGCGACGGGGCTAA
- a CDS encoding FliA/WhiG family RNA polymerase sigma factor, which produces MATMLVARRSSDEEIAEVWREFKKDPRRELRNRLVEQYLPLVKYNGERIWSRLPDGVELDDLISAGVFGLMDAINAFDMDRGVKFETYCVPRIRGAMLDELRSMDWVPRLVRSKASKLNEAVKQLEAQYGRQPTEIELAERMAISVAELEKMITEANAVNLVSLNKKWYETDSYKDVREIDVLEDKKGEDPTGRIQKSDIMRLVTKGLNRNERLIIILYYYEEMTMKEIGATLDLSESRVSQMHSAIVSRLQNQLGRRRPEFGA; this is translated from the coding sequence ATGGCGACAATGCTGGTGGCTAGACGGTCGTCGGATGAGGAAATCGCCGAAGTCTGGCGCGAGTTCAAAAAAGACCCCCGTCGCGAGTTGCGCAATCGACTCGTCGAGCAGTATCTGCCCCTGGTCAAATACAACGGCGAACGCATCTGGTCCCGGCTCCCCGACGGAGTCGAACTCGACGACCTCATCTCGGCCGGCGTCTTCGGGCTGATGGACGCGATCAACGCTTTCGACATGGACCGCGGCGTCAAGTTCGAGACTTACTGCGTTCCCCGCATTCGCGGCGCCATGCTCGACGAACTGCGAAGCATGGACTGGGTCCCGCGGCTGGTTCGTTCCAAGGCCAGCAAGCTCAACGAGGCGGTCAAGCAGCTCGAGGCCCAGTACGGCCGGCAACCGACCGAGATCGAACTCGCCGAGCGCATGGCGATTTCAGTCGCCGAACTCGAAAAAATGATTACTGAGGCGAACGCCGTGAACCTGGTGAGCCTCAACAAGAAGTGGTACGAGACCGACAGCTACAAGGACGTCCGCGAGATCGACGTCCTGGAAGACAAGAAAGGCGAAGACCCCACCGGCCGCATTCAGAAATCCGACATCATGCGGCTCGTTACCAAGGGTCTCAACCGCAACGAGCGGCTCATCATCATCCTCTACTACTACGAGGAGATGACGATGAAGGAGATCGGCGCTACGCTCGATCTCAGCGAAAGCCGAGTGAGTCAGATGCACAGCGCCATCGTCTCGCGGCTGCAGAACCAGCTTGGCCGCCGTCGGCCGGAGTTTGGCGCCTGA
- the flhF gene encoding flagellar biosynthesis protein FlhF yields MQIKTFRAKTMPQALDLVRSELGPAATVLHAREVSAGLLSRMLLGRRYEIAATLDDRVGAPSAAPQVSPVAAAYASQRATAPRMAPLPETSDPSRLDAAVTYAPRDPSLPSSQLAELEEMVQQLRSRSLPPQPAPQTTEPLAPTTSLFDLFAELVEREVDEDLARELIESLAGPERDFDAPGDRAALGRRIAERFAATGPIRLPTGETRIVALVGPTGVGKTTTIAKLAANFRLREGRRVGLITVDTYRIAAVEQLRTYADIIDLPLEVVGTPREMREAAARLQGCDLVLIDTAGRSPRDEVQIRELRSLLAEARPDEVHLVLSAASSARSLAAAVDQFAPAGLTHVVVTKLDEVEAPGNLLKLSQTKSLPMSYFTHGQHVPDDIAPADAVTLGAMIAAAYE; encoded by the coding sequence ATGCAAATCAAAACCTTTCGCGCCAAGACGATGCCGCAAGCGCTCGACCTCGTGCGAAGCGAGCTGGGGCCTGCGGCCACGGTGTTGCATGCTCGGGAGGTAAGCGCCGGGCTGCTCAGTCGCATGCTGTTGGGCCGGCGGTACGAAATCGCCGCGACCCTCGATGATCGCGTCGGCGCTCCCTCCGCAGCGCCGCAAGTCTCCCCCGTCGCGGCGGCCTATGCGTCGCAGCGCGCGACCGCGCCGCGCATGGCGCCGCTCCCTGAAACAAGCGACCCATCACGGCTTGACGCCGCCGTCACCTACGCCCCGCGCGATCCGTCGCTCCCCAGTTCGCAATTAGCCGAGTTGGAGGAGATGGTCCAGCAGCTGCGGAGTCGGTCGCTTCCGCCGCAGCCCGCCCCGCAAACGACTGAGCCCTTGGCGCCGACGACCTCGCTGTTCGATCTGTTCGCCGAGCTCGTCGAGCGCGAGGTCGACGAGGATCTGGCCCGCGAGTTGATCGAATCGCTCGCCGGGCCGGAACGCGATTTCGACGCCCCCGGCGACCGCGCCGCACTGGGCCGACGCATTGCCGAGCGTTTCGCCGCGACCGGCCCGATCCGCCTTCCGACCGGCGAGACGCGGATCGTCGCCCTGGTCGGCCCGACCGGGGTCGGCAAGACGACCACGATCGCCAAATTGGCCGCGAACTTCCGTCTCCGCGAGGGCCGCCGCGTCGGGCTGATCACGGTCGACACGTACCGGATCGCCGCGGTCGAACAGCTTCGCACCTACGCCGACATCATCGACCTGCCGCTGGAAGTCGTCGGCACGCCGCGCGAGATGCGCGAGGCGGCGGCTCGCCTGCAGGGTTGCGACCTGGTGCTCATCGACACCGCGGGCCGCAGTCCCCGCGACGAGGTGCAGATTCGCGAGCTCCGCTCGTTGCTGGCAGAGGCTCGGCCCGACGAGGTGCATCTGGTCCTGAGCGCCGCGTCGAGCGCTCGCTCGCTGGCCGCCGCGGTCGACCAATTCGCCCCCGCGGGATTGACCCATGTCGTCGTCACAAAGCTCGACGAAGTCGAGGCCCCCGGCAATCTGCTCAAGCTCTCGCAAACCAAATCGCTCCCCATGAGCTACTTCACCCATGGTCAGCACGTCCCCGACGATATCGCCCCCGCCGACGCGGTAACGCTCGGCGCAATGATCGCAGCGGCCTATGAGTAG
- the flhA gene encoding flagellar biosynthesis protein FlhA, translated as MASHTSATSDWFRRGQDLILPISIIASVLVILVPLPPVMMDVLLSANIAVSVIVLMTTIYVQTPLEFNIFPTLLLATTLARLVLNVATTRLILTRAAFDKETAAGGVITAFADFVAGDGKIVVGLIIFVIIITIQFVVITKGATRISEVAARFALDGMPGKQMAIDADLNAGAIDEREAQRRREEIAQQADFYGAMDGASKFVRGDAIAGILITVINIVGGLVIGVGQYGMGFGEAGSLFTRLTIGDGLVSQVPAFLVSLAAGLLVTRSTQKSNLPQQFVSQMLARPQALTITGGFLMVLVTTDLPAAPLMMLGAACLGMARIMTKQNQSKQTEAAAAQAEADKPPVEERIEDYLVVDPMEIEVGVGLIRLADPKRGGDLLERIQRVRQSVAGEIGIIMPKVRIRDNMRLDPNEYRLKIADMPVAHDRVEPAMLMAIDSGMTSGPLDGVDAKDPAFGADAKWIYPAQQDEAEMLGYTVVEPGAVIATHVTEVCRRHADEILTRDSVKHLVDELKATQPAVVSELIPGAMSLAEVQAVLQILLREQVSIRQLGLILETLGDYAGRTKDPILLSEYVRHRLARQICTRYRDAEGKLHVVAVDPALEERIRAGFEHSERGLFIRMSPQAIEATCRALQKPLEKLLAANHAPIVLVSPQIRAALKQMTENHLQQLVVLSFNEVTRDTEVVTMGLASDAVA; from the coding sequence ATGGCTTCGCACACAAGCGCCACCTCCGACTGGTTCCGCCGCGGACAGGATCTCATCCTGCCGATCTCGATCATCGCCAGCGTGCTGGTGATCCTGGTCCCGCTGCCGCCGGTCATGATGGACGTCCTGCTGTCGGCCAACATCGCGGTGTCAGTGATCGTGCTGATGACCACGATCTACGTGCAGACGCCGCTGGAGTTCAACATCTTCCCCACGCTGCTGTTGGCCACCACGCTTGCGCGGCTGGTGCTCAACGTGGCGACGACGCGGCTCATTCTCACCCGCGCGGCGTTCGACAAGGAGACGGCCGCAGGCGGAGTGATCACCGCGTTCGCCGACTTCGTCGCCGGCGACGGCAAAATTGTCGTCGGGCTGATCATTTTCGTGATCATCATCACGATCCAATTCGTCGTGATCACCAAGGGCGCCACGCGCATCAGCGAAGTCGCGGCCCGGTTCGCCTTGGACGGCATGCCGGGCAAACAGATGGCGATCGACGCCGACCTCAACGCCGGCGCCATCGACGAACGCGAGGCCCAGCGCCGCCGCGAAGAAATCGCCCAGCAGGCCGACTTCTACGGCGCCATGGACGGCGCCAGCAAGTTCGTCCGCGGCGACGCCATCGCCGGCATCCTCATCACGGTCATCAACATCGTCGGCGGGCTGGTGATCGGCGTCGGCCAGTACGGAATGGGCTTCGGCGAGGCGGGGTCGCTCTTCACGCGGCTCACCATCGGCGACGGCTTGGTGAGTCAGGTCCCCGCGTTTCTCGTCTCGCTCGCCGCGGGCTTGCTCGTCACCCGCAGCACGCAGAAGAGCAACCTGCCGCAGCAGTTCGTCTCTCAGATGCTGGCCCGGCCGCAGGCGCTGACGATCACCGGCGGCTTTCTCATGGTCCTGGTGACGACCGACCTCCCTGCGGCCCCGCTGATGATGCTCGGCGCCGCCTGCTTGGGGATGGCTCGGATCATGACGAAGCAGAACCAATCGAAGCAAACCGAAGCCGCCGCCGCTCAGGCCGAGGCGGACAAACCCCCGGTCGAGGAGCGGATCGAGGATTATCTGGTCGTCGATCCCATGGAGATTGAAGTCGGAGTGGGACTGATCCGACTCGCCGATCCCAAACGAGGCGGGGACTTGCTCGAGCGAATCCAGCGCGTCCGGCAAAGCGTCGCCGGCGAAATCGGCATCATCATGCCTAAGGTCAGGATCCGCGACAACATGCGGCTCGACCCGAACGAGTACCGCCTCAAGATCGCCGACATGCCGGTTGCCCACGACCGCGTCGAACCGGCAATGCTGATGGCGATCGACTCGGGGATGACCAGCGGCCCCCTCGACGGCGTCGACGCCAAGGACCCGGCCTTCGGCGCCGACGCCAAATGGATCTACCCCGCCCAGCAGGACGAAGCCGAAATGCTCGGCTACACGGTCGTCGAACCGGGCGCCGTAATCGCCACGCACGTCACCGAGGTCTGTCGGCGCCACGCCGACGAAATCCTCACCCGCGACTCAGTGAAACATCTGGTCGACGAACTCAAGGCGACCCAGCCCGCGGTCGTCAGCGAGCTGATCCCCGGCGCCATGTCCCTGGCCGAAGTGCAGGCCGTTCTGCAAATCCTGCTGCGCGAGCAAGTGTCGATCCGCCAACTCGGGCTCATCTTGGAAACGCTCGGCGACTACGCCGGGCGCACCAAGGACCCGATTCTGCTGTCCGAGTACGTGCGGCACCGGCTCGCCCGACAGATCTGCACCCGTTATCGCGACGCCGAGGGGAAGCTGCACGTCGTGGCGGTCGATCCGGCGCTCGAGGAGCGAATCCGCGCCGGCTTCGAGCACAGCGAGCGGGGTCTCTTCATACGCATGTCCCCCCAGGCGATCGAAGCGACCTGCCGTGCGCTCCAGAAACCGCTCGAAAAGCTCCTGGCCGCCAACCACGCGCCGATCGTGTTGGTGAGTCCGCAGATTCGCGCCGCGCTCAAGCAAATGACGGAAAATCACCTGCAGCAACTCGTCGTGCTGAGCTTCAACGAGGTCACCCGCGACACCGAGGTCGTCACCATGGGGCTCGCTAGCGACGCTGTCGCTTAG
- the mdh gene encoding malate dehydrogenase produces MKRAKITIVGAGNVGATCAHWCAAAELGDIVLLDIPQTEDMPKGKALDLMQSSPIFGFDSKVVGTTDYADAAGSDVVVITAGIPRKPGMSRDDLLATNAKIMTAVCTEVKKSSPQAIVIVVSNPLDAMVQRALQVTGFPPNRVLGQAGVLDTARYRTFLAMELGVSVEDVSALLMGGHGDTMVPLPSCTSVGGIPVAQLIPAERLAEIVKRTANGGAEIVALLKTGSAYYAPAAATAQMVEAIVKDKKRLIPCAAYCDKEYGVGGYYVGVPVVLGSSGVEKIIELKLTAEEQKAFTASVDAVKSLVSTMAGLV; encoded by the coding sequence ATGAAGCGAGCGAAGATCACCATCGTCGGGGCAGGCAACGTTGGCGCCACGTGCGCTCATTGGTGTGCGGCTGCGGAACTGGGGGACATCGTCCTGTTGGACATTCCCCAGACCGAGGACATGCCCAAGGGGAAGGCTCTCGACCTGATGCAATCCTCGCCGATTTTCGGGTTCGACTCGAAGGTCGTCGGCACGACCGACTATGCCGACGCCGCGGGGAGCGACGTCGTGGTGATCACCGCGGGCATCCCCCGCAAGCCGGGCATGAGCCGCGACGACCTGTTGGCCACGAACGCCAAGATCATGACGGCGGTCTGCACCGAGGTGAAGAAGAGCAGCCCGCAGGCGATCGTCATCGTCGTCAGCAATCCGCTCGACGCAATGGTGCAGCGGGCGCTGCAGGTGACGGGCTTTCCCCCCAACCGGGTGCTGGGGCAAGCCGGCGTGCTTGACACGGCCCGGTATCGGACGTTCCTGGCGATGGAACTGGGGGTGAGCGTCGAGGACGTCTCGGCTCTGCTGATGGGGGGCCACGGCGATACGATGGTTCCGTTGCCCAGCTGCACGTCAGTCGGCGGCATCCCGGTCGCTCAGCTCATTCCCGCGGAGCGGCTCGCCGAGATCGTGAAGCGCACGGCCAACGGCGGAGCGGAGATTGTCGCCCTGCTCAAGACCGGCAGCGCGTACTACGCCCCGGCCGCGGCGACGGCTCAGATGGTCGAGGCGATCGTCAAGGACAAGAAGCGGCTCATCCCATGCGCAGCCTACTGCGACAAGGAGTACGGGGTGGGCGGGTACTACGTGGGCGTGCCGGTGGTGTTGGGTTCCAGCGGGGTCGAGAAGATCATCGAACTGAAGCTCACGGCTGAGGAGCAGAAGGCGTTCACGGCAAGCGTCGACGCAGTGAAGTCGCTGGTGTCGACGATGGCCGGCTTGGTGTAA
- a CDS encoding prolyl oligopeptidase family serine peptidase has product MNRLPSVSGSLGSASPWQQGESATARQRSWRRPVERLDEDGLSFFTPMHYERNYAYPLFVWLHDDDGNERQIRQVMPHVSLRNYVAVAVRGTQTSRREKHGFVWRESADAVHKAAQQVRAGVEEARERFHVHADRVFIAGHRRGGTMALRLALRFPEWFAGAVSLCGAMPQGDAPLARVKAARRLPLLLVSTRQSDRYPESQVVADLRLLHAAGFELSLRQYPGDCELDTEMLADVDRWVMERVCSPAPSEAR; this is encoded by the coding sequence ATGAATCGACTTCCCAGCGTCAGCGGCTCTCTTGGTTCGGCTTCTCCGTGGCAACAGGGGGAGTCGGCGACCGCTCGCCAGCGATCGTGGCGTCGGCCGGTCGAGCGGCTGGACGAGGACGGGTTGTCGTTCTTCACGCCCATGCATTACGAGCGGAACTACGCGTATCCGCTGTTCGTGTGGCTGCACGACGACGACGGCAACGAACGACAGATTCGTCAAGTGATGCCGCACGTGAGCCTGCGCAACTACGTGGCCGTCGCGGTGCGCGGCACGCAAACGAGCCGGCGCGAGAAGCACGGCTTCGTCTGGCGCGAGTCGGCCGATGCGGTGCACAAGGCGGCCCAACAAGTGCGGGCCGGCGTCGAAGAAGCTCGCGAACGATTCCACGTGCATGCCGACCGCGTCTTCATCGCGGGTCATCGCCGCGGCGGGACGATGGCGTTGAGGTTGGCGCTACGGTTCCCCGAGTGGTTTGCGGGCGCCGTGTCGCTATGCGGCGCCATGCCGCAGGGAGACGCTCCCTTGGCTCGCGTGAAAGCCGCCCGGCGGCTGCCGCTGTTGTTGGTTTCGACCCGGCAGAGCGACCGTTACCCCGAGTCGCAGGTCGTGGCCGATTTGCGGTTGCTCCACGCCGCAGGGTTCGAACTGTCGCTGCGGCAGTACCCGGGCGATTGCGAACTCGACACCGAGATGCTCGCCGACGTCGATCGATGGGTCATGGAGCGGGTTTGCTCGCCCGCGCCGAGCGAAGCTCGCTGA
- a CDS encoding radical SAM protein, with amino-acid sequence MRPSSLPRLIAEPTAAGPFDRSPLMFYYEVTQACDLVCQHCRASAQECADPDELSPAESLALVDEVARFPAPPTIVLTGGDPLKRADLFALIARARERGLRVAVTPSATPLADRPALERLKDAGVMALGISLDGASAASHDAFRGWEGSYARTFEMLSAARELGLPVQVNTSLTTRNFSELEQMAEQLDRFEVVMWSVFFLVPVGRGVDQPRLSANEYESAFERLYRESARRNYAIKTTEAPHYRRFVLQHGGDPQSRPAASGRRVPLGVRDGKGIMFVGCRGEIFPAGFLPLECGRFPHDSPVEVYQSHPTFVALRDASQLKGRCGACEYREVCGGSRARAFAVYGDPLEEEPDCAYVPSGDEPLVMP; translated from the coding sequence ATGAGACCTTCGTCGCTTCCCCGGCTGATCGCCGAACCGACTGCCGCCGGGCCGTTCGATCGCAGTCCGCTCATGTTTTACTACGAGGTGACGCAGGCCTGCGATCTGGTCTGTCAGCACTGCCGGGCGTCGGCTCAAGAATGCGCAGACCCCGACGAGTTGTCCCCGGCCGAGTCGCTGGCTCTGGTGGACGAAGTCGCCCGTTTCCCCGCGCCGCCGACGATCGTGCTCACGGGGGGCGACCCGCTGAAGCGCGCCGACCTGTTCGCGTTGATCGCCCGGGCTCGCGAGCGCGGACTCCGCGTCGCGGTCACCCCGTCGGCCACTCCGCTCGCCGATCGCCCTGCCCTGGAGCGGCTGAAAGACGCGGGCGTCATGGCCCTGGGGATCAGCCTCGACGGCGCGAGCGCCGCTTCCCACGACGCCTTTCGCGGCTGGGAGGGGAGTTACGCGCGAACCTTCGAGATGCTTAGCGCAGCGCGCGAGTTGGGACTCCCCGTGCAGGTGAACACGTCGCTCACAACGCGCAACTTCAGCGAGTTGGAGCAAATGGCCGAACAACTCGATCGGTTCGAGGTCGTCATGTGGTCGGTGTTTTTTCTGGTGCCGGTCGGGCGGGGCGTCGACCAGCCGCGACTGTCGGCGAACGAGTACGAGTCGGCGTTCGAGCGGCTCTACCGCGAGAGCGCCCGGCGAAACTATGCGATCAAGACGACCGAGGCCCCCCACTATCGCCGGTTCGTGCTCCAGCACGGCGGCGATCCGCAATCGCGTCCCGCGGCGTCGGGGCGACGCGTGCCGCTGGGAGTGCGCGACGGCAAGGGAATCATGTTCGTGGGTTGCCGAGGCGAGATATTCCCCGCGGGATTCCTGCCGCTGGAGTGCGGACGCTTTCCGCATGACTCGCCGGTCGAAGTTTACCAGTCTCACCCAACGTTCGTCGCTCTGCGCGACGCGTCGCAACTCAAGGGTCGCTGCGGGGCATGCGAGTATCGCGAAGTCTGCGGCGGCAGCCGCGCTCGCGCGTTCGCGGTCTATGGCGACCCGTTGGAAGAAGAACCCGATTGCGCCTATGTCCCCTCGGGCGACGAACCGCTCGTCATGCCGTGA
- the hemG gene encoding protoporphyrinogen oxidase: MSASIDRPSNRIAVIGGGITGLTAAWHLCRRDPTAQIVLYESANRPGGVLQTERHDGYCLELGPDSFLRRLPWAVKLCEQLGIAGELTPTEPASAGVYTVYRGRLVRMPEGLAAMAPQRIWPMIRTPILTPWGKVRMAAERLLPARRESDDESLAQFARRRFGAEGLARIIQPLAGGIYMGDPERLSMRAAFPQLVAAERECGSLIKSCRIAARRAAKVPPAPRDTVFTAPRGGIGQLVGALVAALPAECIRLNHRVETLVRDRSGWRIVGVDASTGRAFDERFARVLIAAPAREAATMLRGADENLADVLAGVPTTSCVVVNVAYPCAAIGRPLDAAGIVIPYVEGRLLAACTFSSVKYAGRAPAGAALLRAFLGGAQRPEAVDASDAELVDVVCRELADLLDVRGEPLLVRIARWRHVMPQYHVGHLDRIAEIESRTALLPGLELAGNSYRGIGIPHCIHDAQQAVERLLATSAPPLSRAEASADAPHAASPA; this comes from the coding sequence ATGTCGGCATCTATTGATCGTCCTTCGAATCGCATCGCCGTCATTGGCGGCGGAATCACCGGGCTGACCGCGGCGTGGCATCTCTGCCGTCGCGACCCGACGGCTCAGATCGTGCTGTACGAGTCCGCCAATCGCCCCGGCGGGGTGCTGCAGACCGAGCGGCACGACGGCTACTGCCTGGAACTCGGGCCCGACAGTTTTCTCCGTCGGCTGCCGTGGGCTGTGAAGCTCTGTGAGCAGCTAGGCATTGCCGGCGAGTTGACGCCCACCGAGCCTGCCTCCGCGGGGGTTTATACCGTGTATCGCGGCCGGTTGGTGCGGATGCCCGAGGGGCTCGCCGCGATGGCTCCGCAGAGGATCTGGCCGATGATCCGCACCCCCATTCTCACCCCGTGGGGCAAGGTGCGGATGGCGGCAGAGCGGCTCTTGCCCGCCCGGCGCGAGTCCGACGATGAAAGCCTCGCCCAATTCGCCCGCCGGCGATTCGGCGCCGAGGGGCTCGCGCGGATCATCCAACCGCTCGCCGGGGGAATCTACATGGGGGACCCCGAGCGACTCAGCATGCGGGCCGCGTTTCCGCAGCTCGTGGCCGCCGAACGCGAGTGCGGCAGCCTGATCAAGTCGTGCCGCATCGCCGCACGCCGCGCAGCGAAGGTCCCTCCCGCGCCTCGCGACACCGTTTTCACCGCCCCGCGCGGCGGGATCGGCCAACTCGTCGGGGCGCTGGTCGCCGCGCTCCCCGCGGAGTGCATCCGCTTGAACCATCGCGTCGAGACCCTCGTTCGCGACAGGTCGGGATGGCGCATCGTCGGCGTCGACGCGTCGACGGGGCGCGCGTTTGACGAACGATTCGCACGCGTGCTGATCGCCGCGCCGGCCCGCGAAGCCGCGACGATGCTCCGCGGCGCCGACGAGAATCTCGCCGACGTGCTCGCGGGCGTCCCCACGACAAGCTGCGTCGTCGTGAACGTCGCCTATCCGTGTGCGGCGATCGGCCGCCCGCTCGACGCGGCGGGGATTGTGATTCCGTACGTCGAGGGGCGCCTGTTGGCTGCCTGCACCTTCAGCAGCGTCAAGTACGCCGGCCGCGCCCCCGCCGGGGCGGCGCTCTTGCGAGCGTTCCTCGGGGGCGCGCAGCGCCCCGAGGCGGTCGACGCCAGCGACGCCGAACTCGTCGACGTCGTCTGCCGCGAACTGGCCGATCTCTTGGACGTCCGCGGCGAACCGCTCCTGGTGCGCATTGCCCGCTGGCGTCACGTCATGCCGCAGTACCACGTGGGCCATCTCGATCGGATTGCCGAAATCGAATCGCGAACCGCATTGCTCCCCGGGCTGGAACTGGCGGGGAACTCCTACCGGGGGATCGGCATTCCCCATTGCATTCACGACGCGCAGCAGGCGGTCGAACGCCTGCTGGCGACCTCCGCCCCCCCGCTTTCCCGCGCCGAGGCCTCGGCCGACGCGCCTCACGCCGCGAGTCCCGCATGA